A segment of the Lactobacillus sp. ESL0700 genome:
TTACCTTGAATAATGTACTGAATTTGCCCGTTTTCGTCAGCGACAGGAATTTGCCCGTATTCATATTCTTGACTTAACTCTAGTAAGTAGCGCATGCGTAATACCTCTATTTCTTAGCGTTATCCTTGATAAACTTTCTTAAGATATAGCCGACACCATCTTCATTATTGGTTTTAGTTTCAATCTGGGCAGCCTCTTTAATTTCTGGAACGGCATTGCCCATAGCCACGCCGACTCCAGCATCGCGAATCATACTGATATCATTTAAATTATCGCCGATTGCGGCAACTTCGTCACGTTTAATGCCCTTTTTCTTGGCATAATCGAGCAGGGCAGCTCCTTTTTGAGCATGGATGTCGTTGATTTCGATATTAGTTGCGGCACTGGAAGTGACTGCAAGGTCGCCAAGCTGTCCAATCTCTTCTTTGACTTTGTTTAATGTGGCGTATCCCCGACTGTCAAAAGCAATTATTTTCATAATTTCAATATTTGGGTCGGTAAAAAGCTGATCAAAACTATCAACTAAAGTCATACTTAACATGGCATTACTACCGCCAGAAATAGCCACAGCTTCTTTAAAAGATACTCCGGGGTTAAGTGTAATTAGCGAGCTAGCCAAGTTGAAGACACGCTTGCTAATGTCTTCGGAATAAATGTGATCAGCAGTTACAATTTCAAAATAAATATCATATTTACGTAAAATTTGGGCCACAGCAATCGCTTTTTGCTTTTGTAAGACGTGCTTGACTTGCAAAGTATCATGTTCATCATAAACCAAGGCACCATTAATGTTGATAAAGCCAGTTTGCAGGCCATAATCACGAATAACTGCCCGGGATTGCTTGGGCGCGCGACCAGTTGCAACTAAGAACTCGATGCCACTGTCTTGGGCAGCACGAATGGCAGCAGCGTTTCCCTCAGAAATGGCTACTTGGCTGTTAAATAAGGTGCCATCAAGGTCGCAGGCTACTAATTTAATCAAGGTAAATTCAATCCTCCTTTAATCTGTTTGATTGATTACTTTTTAAATTAATATTAACATACCCGAAAAATATTAACCTTACTTTTTTGAGTAGAAGATGATTAAGATTATTGCTAATTTAGCGAATTTTATTGCCATCATCGCGCGGTTTCATGATACTATTGAAGTTAATGGAAGCGAGGGTTTATGAGAATGAAAAAGTTTATTGGTAATGACTGGGATGAAATTTTAGCACCGGTATTTGCTAGTGATGAATATCATCAGTTGCACGAATTTTTGAAGCAGGAATACGCGACTAAGCAAATTTTTCCAGATATGTATCATATTTTCACAGCTTTTAAGCTAACCTCATATCAGCAGACGAAGGTCGTCATTCTAGGGCAAGACCCGTATCATAACCCCGGTCAAGCAACGGGAATGAGCTTTGCCGTGATGCCGGGGGTTAATTTACCACCGTCATTGCAAAATATTTATCGCGAATTATACGATGATGTGGGCTGTCAACCAGTCAATCATGGCTATTTGAAGAAGTGGGCTGACCAAGGTGTATTGTTACTAAATGCTGTCTTAACAGTTCCTTATGGTCATGCGAACGGTCATCAGGGTAAAGGCTGGGAGCAAGTGACTGATGCCGCAATTAAGGCCCTAAGTGATCGCGGAAAAGTTGTTTTTATTTTGTGGGGAAGATTTGCCCAAAATAAAATCCCACTAATTGACCAAGACAAGAATTTTGTGATTAAATCAGCTCATCCAAGTCCATTTTCGGCTGATCGTGGATTTTTTGGTTCACGACCGTTTTCACGGTGTAATGCCGCTTTGAA
Coding sequences within it:
- a CDS encoding Cof-type HAD-IIB family hydrolase, whose product is MIKLVACDLDGTLFNSQVAISEGNAAAIRAAQDSGIEFLVATGRAPKQSRAVIRDYGLQTGFININGALVYDEHDTLQVKHVLQKQKAIAVAQILRKYDIYFEIVTADHIYSEDISKRVFNLASSLITLNPGVSFKEAVAISGGSNAMLSMTLVDSFDQLFTDPNIEIMKIIAFDSRGYATLNKVKEEIGQLGDLAVTSSAATNIEINDIHAQKGAALLDYAKKKGIKRDEVAAIGDNLNDISMIRDAGVGVAMGNAVPEIKEAAQIETKTNNEDGVGYILRKFIKDNAKK
- a CDS encoding uracil-DNA glycosylase; this encodes MKKFIGNDWDEILAPVFASDEYHQLHEFLKQEYATKQIFPDMYHIFTAFKLTSYQQTKVVILGQDPYHNPGQATGMSFAVMPGVNLPPSLQNIYRELYDDVGCQPVNHGYLKKWADQGVLLLNAVLTVPYGHANGHQGKGWEQVTDAAIKALSDRGKVVFILWGRFAQNKIPLIDQDKNFVIKSAHPSPFSADRGFFGSRPFSRCNAALKEFGETPIDWQLPQTVGQADLA